Below is a window of Arthrobacter sp. SLBN-112 DNA.
AAACAGCTCGCGGACGCTGTGGAGGCCGCCCTGGCGGAGATCCCCCAAATGACCGTGGTTCGCGACGGCGACGCCATCATCGCCCGCACCGAACTCGGCCTGGCCGAGCGCGTGATCCTGGCGGGCCACCTGGACACCGTCCCGCTGCCCCAGACCGAGGGCTCCCGCGGCACCGTCCCCTCAACGTGGGACTCCGGAGTTCCGGGCGAGGGCATCCTCTATGGCCGCGGCGCCACTGACATGAAGGGCGGCGTGGCGGTCCAGCTGGCCCTGGCGGCAGGCTTGTTCGACGGCGGCAGGCAGCCCAAGCGGGATGTCACGTTTGTGTTTTACGACCATGAAGAAGTGGAAGCGGTGAAGAGTGGCCTGGGACGCCTGGTCCGGAACCATGGCGACCTGTTGCAGGGTGACTTCGCCATCCTGCTGGAGCCGACGGACGGCACGGTGGAGGGCGGCTGCAACGGGACCAGCCGGTTCGAAGCCACCACGGTGGGGGAGGCGGCCCACTCGGCCCGCGCATGGATGGGCAGCAACGCCATTCACGCCGCGGCGCCCATCCTTGCCCGCCTCGCGGCCTACGAGCCACGTACCGTCAACGTTGACGGCCTCGATTACCGTGAAAGCCTTAATGCGGTGAAGATCAACGGCGGCACGGCCGGCAACGTCATCCCGGACCGATGCGTGGTGGAGATCAACTACCGGTTTGCCCCGGACAAAACGCCGGACCAAGCGGAAGCCCACATCCGGGAGCTGCTTGCCGGCTTCGACGTGGTCCGCACCGATGCCGCCGCCGGCGCCAGGCCTGGCCTTCAGCACCCGGCTGCGGCCTCCTTCGTTGCCGCCGTGGGAGCCGCGCCCAAGCCCAAATACGGCTGGACCGACGTCGCCCGCTTCAGCGAACTGGGTATCCCGGCGGTGAACTTCGGCCCTGGTGATCCGCTGCTGGCGCACAAGGACGACGAGCACGTTTCCGCCGACGCCATCCGCACGTGCCTCCGCGCCCTTGAGGAGTGGCTCGCCGGCTAGGACGGCGGCCCGTTGACGACGAGCCTCGGACTCGGAGGTGAAACATGGGAAGGGCCCGGAACCTTACGGTTCCGGGCCCTTCCCGTCGACGGTGCAGCCGGTGCTGTTTATACCTCGGCGGGAACGGCAGCCGCTGGTATGACTGCTGCGCCGGGCTTGCGCGAGAGCCTGCGCTCCAGCCATTTGGCGAAAGCGGCCAGGATCAGGCACATTCCCACATAGAGCACCGCGGCAACAATGGCTGCCGGGATAATCGGGGATCCGTACTGGATCTGGCTGCCGAAGTACTTCGCCTGGAAGAGGATCTCGTTGTAGGTAACGATGAACCCGAGTGCGGTGTCCTTCAAGATGACCACGAGTTGGGAAATGATCACCGGAAGCATGGACCGGACGGCCTGGGGCAGCAGGATGCTGGTCATGACCTTGCTCTTGGGCAGGCCGATCGCATACCCGGCTTCGCTCTGGCCCCTCGGCAGCGACTCGATGCCCGCCCGGAAGACCTCGGCAAGGACAGACCCGTTGTACAACACCAGCCCGGCAACCACGGCGGTGAACGGCGTGATTCCCTGGATCCCGACGGTGGGCAGGCCGTAGTAGAAGATCATCATCAGGATCAGCAGCGGAACGGCGCGGAACAACTCCGTGAAGCCGTAACACGGAGCACTGATCCAGCGTCGGTCGGACAACCGGCCAAATGCCAGCAGCACGCCGAGGATCAGGCTCAGGACTGCCGCGGTGGCGAAGGCGGACAGGGTGGCACCGACGGACTGGGCTATGGTCTGCTGCACCAGCGGGAAGGTGAACAACTGCCACTTCTTCGCGTCGAACTGGCCGCTCTGGGCCAAGCGCAGTACGACGAATCCGACGATCAGCAGGATCACGAGGGCGGTGACGACACCAAGAAGCCGGTACCGGGAGCGTGCCTTGGGGCCGGGAGCGTCAAAAAGGATTGAACTCATCGTGAAACCTTCCACTTCTGTTCAAGCTTTCGCTGCAGCGCGGAAAGGATGAAGACAAGGATGATGAACACCAAGGCGACCCACAGCAGACCGGTCAGCGCGGGTTCACCGCGCTCGGAGAGGTTTGCGCGGATGGCGCCGGCTTCAAAGACCGAGAACCCGGCGGCGACAGTGGTGTTCTTGAGCAGGGCGATAAACACACTGAACATCGGCGGGATGACGGCGCGGAAAGCCTGCGGCAGGATCACGAGGGTCAGCGATTGGGTAAACGGCAAGCCGATGGCGCGGGCAGCCTCGGCCTGGCCCACCGGCACGGTGTTAATCCCGGAACGGACCGCCTCCGCCACGTAGGTGGCGGTGTACAGGCTCAGGCCAATGATGGCGGCGGTCGTGAAGTCGATCGGCACAAGGCCCAGCTTCGGGTACCCGAGGGCGAAGAAGAAGAGGACCAGCGTCAGCGGGGTATTGCGCACCACGTTGACGTAGAGCGTTGCCGTCGCGCGCATGGCGGGAACGGGGGAGACCCGGAGGGCGGCAACGACGGTACCGAGGATCAGGGCGAAGATCGCCGAGAAGAAGAAAAGTATGAGTGTGTTCCGGAAACCCGTAACGAAGAGATCCGAATTGTTCAGCAGCGTATTCACAGAATCGTCGCTTTCGACAGTGGAAGAGGGGGCGGCT
It encodes the following:
- the dapE gene encoding succinyl-diaminopimelate desuccinylase, which gives rise to MTAETAPESSVSILDLQQDVALLTAAVMDINSVSGNEKQLADAVEAALAEIPQMTVVRDGDAIIARTELGLAERVILAGHLDTVPLPQTEGSRGTVPSTWDSGVPGEGILYGRGATDMKGGVAVQLALAAGLFDGGRQPKRDVTFVFYDHEEVEAVKSGLGRLVRNHGDLLQGDFAILLEPTDGTVEGGCNGTSRFEATTVGEAAHSARAWMGSNAIHAAAPILARLAAYEPRTVNVDGLDYRESLNAVKINGGTAGNVIPDRCVVEINYRFAPDKTPDQAEAHIRELLAGFDVVRTDAAAGARPGLQHPAAASFVAAVGAAPKPKYGWTDVARFSELGIPAVNFGPGDPLLAHKDDEHVSADAIRTCLRALEEWLAG
- a CDS encoding amino acid ABC transporter permease: MSSILFDAPGPKARSRYRLLGVVTALVILLIVGFVVLRLAQSGQFDAKKWQLFTFPLVQQTIAQSVGATLSAFATAAVLSLILGVLLAFGRLSDRRWISAPCYGFTELFRAVPLLILMMIFYYGLPTVGIQGITPFTAVVAGLVLYNGSVLAEVFRAGIESLPRGQSEAGYAIGLPKSKVMTSILLPQAVRSMLPVIISQLVVILKDTALGFIVTYNEILFQAKYFGSQIQYGSPIIPAAIVAAVLYVGMCLILAAFAKWLERRLSRKPGAAVIPAAAVPAEV
- a CDS encoding amino acid ABC transporter permease, yielding MNTLLNNSDLFVTGFRNTLILFFFSAIFALILGTVVAALRVSPVPAMRATATLYVNVVRNTPLTLVLFFFALGYPKLGLVPIDFTTAAIIGLSLYTATYVAEAVRSGINTVPVGQAEAARAIGLPFTQSLTLVILPQAFRAVIPPMFSVFIALLKNTTVAAGFSVFEAGAIRANLSERGEPALTGLLWVALVFIILVFILSALQRKLEQKWKVSR